From the Candidatus Eisenbacteria bacterium genome, the window TCGAATCCGCGCGGAAGGGCGAACAGACCGAGGATCCGTGCCTTGTGACTCTCACAAACCGACTCGACGGTCAAAGCGAGATCCAAGAAGCAACCGGACCCGGTCCCACCCGCCAAGGAGCCGACGATGTATACGGCGATGTCCGTGCCGATCTCTGCGTGGGCGTTCGCGAGGACCTGTCGAACGCTTTCGGAGAGGTCAATGACGTTCCTATATGCTTGAGAGATCCGTTGGCGGATGCTCCGATAGTCGAGCGCATAGGCGAGGGCCCCGATCGATCGGATCTGTCCGGCCCCCTCTCCCCGCGCGAGATTGCGGATGAATCCCTCCTTGAGCTCCGATCGCGGGAAACGGCTCAGGATCTCCGGATGCAGGTTCGGATTCGCGACGAGCTGGTCCGCCCAACGGACCCCAATGAGACACTGCTCGTCGGTCTCGATCGGAGGGAGCCCCTCCCGAGGCGCGAAGGTTCGCAGATCGGTGTCAATGAAGAGAAACCGATGGAGATGAAGCCGGTCTCCCGCGCGGTCGACGAGAAGCTTCTTCACTCGGAGGAGGGTCTCCGCCCCGGTTCCGCCGAGCCCGATCATGATCGTTGGGTAGTAGGTTCTTCCGGCGAAGGCGGCGCGGGCTACTCCTGAAACCGCGTCGGTGGCCGTCGTCCCGTGTCCTCCGAAGAGCTTCACCATGGCTTCCTCCCCTGAACCGCTTGCCTACGATCTTCTCGTCGCGCGCCTCGATACGGCGCCCCGATATCGAAAGCACCAACCGGAGATCTCGAACTCGTCGCTGTCGTAGAGCACGAGCTCGACGACCTCTCGGTTCTCATGCATGATCGAAACCGTCTTCTCGGGAGCGACGACGACATGACGCTCCTCGTTCTCCATGCGTGTGGCCAGGCACGCAAGGGGTGAGGAGACACCGGGAATCACGATCTGCTTGGTTCCGATCTCCGCCCTGCCGCCGTACGCGGCCAAATCGTCCACCCTTCTGCGGGCACCCGTCTCTCCCTTGACGGGCCAATAGTCCAGGCTTCCGAAGAGCCGGCTCTCCCGTTTTCGCTTGGCGATCAGGATGATTCCGGCGGCGAGCAGGAGCAGGACGAATCCCGCCAAGAGGTACTTGGGCCACGCGGGGGGGACCAGCCGGGTCTTCACATGGATCAGTACCTCGACCGGATCGGCCGCGAAGCTTTCGAGATCGGCGAGGCCGATTTCGATCTTGGCTTCGCGAACGTCGTTCGCAATCCTCTCGCGGGCGCTCGCGAGGATCTGGAGGTCGATCCTTCCCTGCGCCTTCGAAACATCTTCCAGCCTGAGATCGATCTCGGGTGGCACGGATCCGCGATCGAGACGCGTCCAAACCGCGTCGGAGGGGACTTCGGCGGGAAACTCGATCCGGCAGGCTCCCGATCGCTCGACCCCTTGCTCTTCCAGCTCAAGCCGAATCTCTTTCGGTTCGACCCGCCAGACCACACGCTTCTTCTCCGGCGGCGCGGGCGGCAAGATCGTCGGACGCCAATCATCGACGTTCTCCGCCCGGTGATCGTGGATGGTCTTCGCGTTCTCGAAGACGCGCAGAGCGTCTTCAAGCTCCGCATCGATTTCCGGTCCGAGCTGCACCTGGAACACGTACCAGGGCTTCCCCGCGTAGGGGCGGGTCACCTCGCGAAGCGTCGGGCCGGCATCCCTTTTCGACGGAGGCGGGTTGTTCCGCCCGTCGGTCAAGACGACGACGACCTGGCGGTGGTTCGGGTAGTTCTGCTCCAGATAGGCCGCTTCCTCGAGTCCCTCGGCGAGCGCCATGGACGTGAACGTCCAGTTTCCCTCGGCAGCCAGCGCGTGGATCGCCTCGGTCACCCGGCGTTTTTCGGCCTCGCCGTAGAGAGT encodes:
- a CDS encoding VWA domain-containing protein, whose amino-acid sequence is METSTGLRRFSRAHPFRPRNVRLPLSHGTVLSLVVSLLLVLPLGRLTAGEDKGNLNLVLIVDTSESMRGVGGAADIFGKVLRTCNEIAGELKPGDTVTLISFDEAPRTLPTVTLYGEAEKRRVTEAIHALAAEGNWTFTSMALAEGLEEAAYLEQNYPNHRQVVVVLTDGRNNPPPSKRDAGPTLREVTRPYAGKPWYVFQVQLGPEIDAELEDALRVFENAKTIHDHRAENVDDWRPTILPPAPPEKKRVVWRVEPKEIRLELEEQGVERSGACRIEFPAEVPSDAVWTRLDRGSVPPEIDLRLEDVSKAQGRIDLQILASARERIANDVREAKIEIGLADLESFAADPVEVLIHVKTRLVPPAWPKYLLAGFVLLLLAAGIILIAKRKRESRLFGSLDYWPVKGETGARRRVDDLAAYGGRAEIGTKQIVIPGVSSPLACLATRMENEERHVVVAPEKTVSIMHENREVVELVLYDSDEFEISGWCFRYRGAVSRRATRRS